From a single Miscanthus floridulus cultivar M001 chromosome 8, ASM1932011v1, whole genome shotgun sequence genomic region:
- the LOC136476229 gene encoding E3 ubiquitin-protein ligase SINAT5-like produces the protein MELDSIECVSYSDGMEDDDDTAAVTSSQLPRPFLKSSSTAGTAAAVNVVVISDRAGAAGPVAGAGPLVISPATGVHELLECPVCTNSMYPPIHQCQNGHTLCSTCKTRVHNRCPTCRQELGDIRCLALEKVAESLELPCKYYSLGCPEVFPYYSKLKHESQCNFRPYNCPYAGSECSVVGDIPFLVAHLRDDHKVDMHSGCTFNHRYVKSNPREVENATWMLTVFHCFGQYFCLHFEAFQLGMAPVYMAFLRLMGDENDARNYSYSLEVGANGRKMIWEGTPRSIRDSHQKVRDSHDGLIIQRNIALFFSGGDRKELKLRVTGRIWKEQQNPDSGACIPNLFS, from the exons ATGGAGCTGGACAGCATCGAGTGCGTGTCCTACTCCGACGGcatggaggacgacgacgacaccgCCGCCGTCACATCGTCCCAGCTCCCTCGCCCCTTCCTcaaatcctcctccaccgccggcaccgccgccgccgtcaacGTGGTCGTCATCTCCGACCGCGCCGGTGCCGCCGGCCCGGTAGCGGGGGCGGGGCCGCTGGTGATATCGCCGGCCACGGGCGTGCACGAGCTGCTCGAGTGCCCCGTCTGCACCAACTCCATGTACCCGCCCATCCACCAG TGCCAAAATGGTCATACTCTGTGTTCCACCTGCAAAACTCGGGTGCACAACCGCTGCCCAACTTGTCGGCAAGAGCTCGGTGACATCAGGTGTCTGGCATTAGAAAAAGTGGCTGAATCACTTGAGCTCCCCTGCAAATACTACTCTCTTGGATGTCCAGAAGTCTTCCCATACTACAGCAAACTCAAGCATGAGTCACAGTGTAATTTTAGGCCATACAACTGCCCTTATGCTGGTTCTGAATGCTCAGTTGTTGGGGATATTCCTTTTCTTGTGGCACATCTACGAGATGATCATAAAGTGGACATGCACTCTGGATGTACATTTAATCACCGCTATGTCAAGTCCAACCCAAGAGAGGTTGAAAATGCAACCTGGATGCTAACT GTTTTTCATTGTTTTGGGCAGTACTTTTGCTTGCACTTTGAGGCCTTTCAGCTTGGAATGGCACCAGTATACATGGCTTTCCTCCGGCTTATGGGTGATGAAAATGATGCTAGGAACTACAGCTATAGCCTTGAGGTTGGTGCAAATGGCAGGAAGATGATATGGGAGGGAACTCCCCGCAGCATCCGGGACAGCCACCAGAAGGTTAGGGACAGCCATGACGGCCTAATAATTCAGCGCAACATAGCTCTCTTCTTCTCAGGCGGAGATAGGAAAGAGCTGAAACTGCGGGTCACTGGCCGTATCTGGAAGGAGCAGCAGAATCCTGACTCAGGAGCCTGCATTCCCAATTTGTTCAGCTGA
- the LOC136476228 gene encoding phenylacetaldehyde reductase-like — MSSAAAAMTGAGKLVCVTGASGYIASWIVRLLLDRGYTVRATVRDTADPKKTLHLTALDGAKDRLHLFKASLLEEGSFDAAVHGCDTVFHTASPFYHNVKDPKAELLDPAVKGTLNVLGSCKKASIKKVVITSSMAAVSYNEKPRTPEVTVDETWFSDPQICEKNQQWYVLSKTLAEQAAWKFSRDNGFEIVTINPAMVIGPLLQPTLNTSAEAILKLINGSSTYPNLSFGWVNVKDVALAHILAYEVPSANGRYCMVERVVHFSELVNIIRNMYPTIRLPDKCADDKPFVPTFQVSKEKIRSLGIELIPVETSIKETIESLKEKGFVSFDSSNL, encoded by the exons ATGAGctctgcggcggcggcgatgacGGGGGCGGGGAAGTTGGTGTGCGTCACCGGCGCATCAGGGTACATCGCGTCCTGGATCGTCAGGCTGCTCCTCGACCGCGGCTACACCGTCCGCGCCACCGTGCGGGACACCG CTGACCCAAAGAAAACATTGCACCTGACTGCGCTGGATGGAGCTAAGGATAGGCTGCACTTATTTAAAGCAAGCCTGCTAGAAGAGGGCTCTTTTGACGCTGCAGTTCATGGATGCGACACCGTGTTCCATACTGCCTCTCCCTTTTATCACAATGTCAAGGATCCTAAG GCTGAGTTACTTGACCCAGCAGTTAAGGGAACACTCAATGTTCTTGGTTCATGCAAGAAAGCTTCTATTAAAAAAGTGGTTATCACATCATCTATGGCTGCTGTTTCCTACAACGAGAAGCCGAGGACTCCTGAGGTCACGGTTGACGAGACATGGTTTTCTGATCCACAAATTTGTGAAAAGAATCAG CAATGGTATGTTTTGTCCAAGACACTTGCAGAGCAGGCTGCTTGGAAGTTTTCAAGGGATAACGGATTTGAAATTGTTACTATAAACCCAGCAATGGTTATTGGTCCCCTGCTGCAGCCTACACTAAATACCAGTGCTGAAGCAATCCTGAAGTTAATCAATG GATCATCTACATATCCCAATCTTAGCTTTGGATGGGTTAATGTCAAAGATGTTGCCTTGGCCCATATCCTTGCATACGAGGTTCCCTCAGCAAATGGAAGGTATTGCATGGTAGAAAGAGTTGTTCACTTCTCAGAGCTAGTCAACATCATCCGCAACATGTATCCTACCATTCGTCTTCCGGACAA GTGTGCAGATGACAAGCCATTTGTCCCAACCTTCCAAGTATCAAAGGAGAAGATAAGAAGCTTAGGCATTGAATTAATTCCAGTGGAGACGAGCATCAAGGAGACTATCGAAAGCTTGAAAGAGAAGGGATTTGTTAGTTTTGACTCGAGCAACCTGTGA